GACCCGGATCGCCATGCCCGAAAGCGGCATCGGCCTGATCCCCGACGTGGGCGGCAGCTGGCTGCTGGGCCGCGCGCCGGGCCGGATCGGCGAATACCTGGCACTGACCGGCGCGCGGATGGGCCCGGGCGATGCGATCCATGCGGGCTTTGCCGATCTCTACATCCCCGAGGCGGACTGGCCCGACCTGATTGCCCGGCTGGAGCGGGACGGCGACGTCTTCGCCCTGACCGGCCAGCCCGTCCCGGCGGCGGTGCTGGACCGGCGCGACCTGTCGGCCTTCGGCGGGCGGCACCTGCCCGACATCGTCGCCGCGCTGGAGGCGGCAGGCGACGACGAGGCGCTGGCGGCCCTGCGGCGGAACTCTCCGCTGTCGATGGCGGCGGGGCTGGCGCTGGTCCGGGCCGCGCGGGCCGACCACCGGATGCAGCAGTCGCTGACCCGCGAATACCGCTTCACCGCCCGCGCCACCGCCGAGAGCGACTTCCTGGAAGGCGTGCGCGCGCAGATCATCGACAAGGACCGCAGCCCGCGCTGGCAGGCGGGCGCGGACGAGGACAAGGTGCGCGCCCTGCTGGCGCCGCTGGATCAGGACGACTTGCTGTGGGAGGACGCGGAATGAGGATCACCGTCATCGGACTGGGCAACATGGGCGCGCCCATGGCCGCCAATCTGGCCGCCGCCGGGCACGCGGTCAAAGGCTTCGACACCGCGGCCCCCATGCCGCCGGGCGTGAGTGCCGCCGCCAGCGCCGCCGAGGCCGTGGGCGAGGCCGAGGTCGTCGTGACGATGCTGCCGAACGGCGCCATCCTGCGGGCGGTGGCCGACCAGATCATCCCGGCCATGACGCCGGGCGCGCTTCTGTGCGACTGCTCGACGGTCGACGTGGACAGCGCCCGGGCCGTGGCGGACCTCGCGCGAGCGGCGGGCCTCGGGGCGCTGGACGCGCCGGTCTCGGGCGGGATTGGCGGGGCGCAGGCCGGGACGCTGACCTTCATGGTCGGAGGCCGGCCCGAGGATTTCACGCGCATGGAGCCGCTGTTCGGGATCATGGGCCAGAAATCCGTGCATTGCGGCGACAGCGGGGCGGGCCAGGCGGCCAAGATCTGCAACAACATGATTTTGGGCGTGACCATGATCGCCACCTGCGAGGCCTTCGGCCTGGCCGACAGGCTGGGGCTGGACCGGCAGAAGATGTTCGACGTCGTCTCGACCAGCTCGGGCTACAGCTGGTCCATGAACGCCTATTGCCCGGCGCCGGGCGTCGGCCCGACCTCGCCCGCCGACAACGGCTACAAACCCGGCTTCGCGGCCGAGCTGATGCTGAAGGACCTGACGCTGGCGCGGCAGGCCGCCGAATCGTCGGGAGCCGAGACGCCGATGGGCGCGATGGCCCGGCAGCTCTACGAGGATTTCGTGCAGCATCAGGGGGGGGCCGGACGCGACTTTTCCGCCATGTTGACACGGTTCCAGACCGTACCATCCTGACGCGGGACTTGTCGGGCCCGGGCATTTGACTTTTGATGCCGGGCGATGGCGATACGACGGATCTTCACGACGCGGCGGGGCAGGCTGATCTGCGTCCTCGGCCTTCTGGGGGCCGCCGGTGGCTATGCGCTGTCGGGAACCGACGCCTGCCAGGCCAAGGCGCAGGAACCCGCCGTCTATCCCGTCGTGGGCGAAACCCCCTCGCCCGACCAGATCCGCCTGATCGACAATCCCGGCAGGGTCGGGCTGGGCCCGGGCCATCCCGGCAGCCGCTTTGCCATCGTCGCGGGCCATCTGGTCCGCATCGATGCGGTCACGGGCCGAATCCAGTCCATCCTCCGGCCCCTGCCCCACCTGCCCGACTGAGGCATTCCTGCCATATGCATGGCCGCCATGCATCGACATGCGGAACAGTTGACCCCATGTCGTGTTGGACCCAGAGCAATCTCGAGGACAAGATGACGCCGCTGCACCCCTTTGCTGCCGTGGCGGCAGGGGCCATGATGGGTCTTGCCGCGCTGACAGCACCCTTCTCCGTGACCCAACCCGGCGCGGCCGACTGGCCGCCCTGCCCCGAGGCCTGCGTGACGGCCGCCGCGACCGCCAGCCCCGAGGTCGGCGATGTTGTCACCATGGCGCGGCTGCACATCATCACCCATCCCGGCCGCTACGGCCTGTCCGACCCCCCCAAGGGCGAGCATTTTGCCGTGCTGGACGGGCGTCTGGTGCGGATCCATGCCGAGACGCTCAAGGTACGCTCGGTCCTGCGGCCGATCACTGTCATCCTCGACTGAGCGTCGTCAGCCGTCCAGCAGGGCGCGCGCGGCCTCGGTCGCGGCCTCGGTGACGCGGTCGCCGGACAGCATCCGCCCGATCTCGGCCACACGCTCGGGCGCGGACAGCGCCACCACGGTCGAGGTCGTCATCCCCTCGGAGACCGACTTCGACACCCGGAAATGCACCGCCCCCAGGGCCGCGACCTGCGGCGAGTGGGTGATGACCAGCACCTGGGCACCTTGGGCCAGCGCCTGCAGGCGGCGGCCCACCGCATCGGCGGTCGCCCCGCCCACGCCGCGGTCGATCTCGTCGAAGATCATCACCAGTGCATCGTTGCCGCGCGCCAGGCAGACCTTCAGCGCCAGAAGAAAGCGCGACAGCTCCCCGCCCGAGGCGATCTTGTCCAAGGGCCCCGACGGCGCGCCGGGGTTCGTGGCGACCGTGAAGGCGACCGTGTCGCGCCCCTCGGGGCCGGGATCTCCGGGCGAGACGACGGTCAGGAAGACCGCGCGCTCCATCTTCAGCGGGATCAGCTCGCCGGTCACGGCGGCGTCCAGCCGGGTCGCGGCCTCGGTCCGGGCGGTGGTCAGCGCGGCGGCGGCGGCGTCATAGGCGGCCTCGGCCTCGCGGGCGGCGGCCTTCAGCGCGGCCATCTGCGCCTCGCCGGCATCGATCCGCTCCAGCCGGTCGCGCAGCTGCCCGGCCAGACCGGCCAGGTCGTCGGGCAGGATGTCGTGCTTGCGGGCCAGCGCGCGCAGGGCGAACAGCCGCTCCTCGGTGCTTTCCAGCGCCGAGGGGTCGAAATCCAGCGCCGACAGCGCGTCCTCGATGCCCTGCGTCGCCTCGCCCAGCTCGATCAATGCGCGCGACAGGGCGGCCAGCGGCGCGTCCAGACGACCCTCGGCCTGGGCCGCGGCGCCCTCCAGCCAGCGGGCGGCATCGACCATCGCGGTCTCGGCGCCGTTGCCGCCCAGCATCTGCAGCGCACGGGCCACGTCGTCGCGGATGCGCTCGGCCCCCTGCATGGCGCGGCGGGCGATGTCCAGACGCTGCTCCTCGCCGGGTTCGGGGGACAGCTTGTCCAGCTCGGCCACGGCGTGGCGCAGATAGTCCTCTTCCTGTCGGGCCGCGGCAAGCGCTGCCTCGGCCTCGGCCAGCGCCCGCGCCGTCTCGCGCCGCGCGGTCCAGGCGGCGCGCACGGGCGTCAGGTCCATGGCCCCGAAGGCATCCAGCAGCGCCCGGTGGCCGCGCGGGTTCAGCAGGCCCCGGTCGTCATGCTGGCCGTGCAGTTCCACCAGCACCTCGGACAGCTGCCGCAGCACCTCGCCCGAGACGCGGCGGTCGTTCACCCAGCCCGTCTTGCGCCCGTCCAGCCCGTTGGTGCGGCGCAGGATCAGCTCGCCCTCCTCGACGGTGATGCCCGCCCCGGCCAGGATCTCGCGCGCGGGATGGATGTCCGGCAGATCGAACACCGCCTGCACCTCGCCCTGCACCGCGCCCTGGCGCACCAGCTCGGCGCGCGAGCGCCAGCCCAGCACGAAGCCCAGGCAGTCCAGCAGGATCGACTTGCCCGCCCCCGTCTCGCCGGTCAGCACGTTCAAGCCCGGACCGAAGGCCAGGTCCAGCCGGTCGATCAGCAGCATGTCGCGGATGTCGAGCGATCTCAGCATGGGACGGCGCGCGGCCGGATCTGCATTACAGCCAGCGCCCCTGGATGGTCTGACGATAGACGTTGCTCAGCCAGTTGTCGCCGCGCACCTCGGGCGACAGCCCGCGCCCGCGCAGCTGGCGGAAGGCGTCGTCGTAGAAGGGCGAGGACTGGAAGTTGTGGCCCAGGATCGCGCCCGCCGTCTGCGCCTCGTCGGGCAGGCCAAGCGCCAGATAGGCCTCGACCAGACGCAGCAGCGCCTCGGGGGTCTGGGTGGTGGTCTGGAACTCCTCGACCACGACGCGGAAGCGGTTCACCGAGGCCGCGTAATGCCCCTGCTTGAGGTAGTAGCGCCCGATCTCCATCTCTTTCGCGGCGAGGTGGTCGAAGGCCAGGTCGAACTTGAGGATCGCGCTGCGGGCATATTCGCTGTCGGGATACTGCTCGATCACCGTGCGCAGGCCCTGCAGGGCCTGGAAGGTCAGACCCTGGTCGCGGCCCACGTCGTCGATCTGGTCGTAATAGGACAGCGCCAGCAGATATTGCGCATAGGCCGCATCCTCGTCGCCGGGATAGCTGTCCAGAAAGCGCTGCGCGGCGCCGCGCGCCTCTTCGTAGTTGCCGGCGCGGTGGTTGCCATAGGCCTGCATGATCAGCGCGCGCCGCGCCCATTCGGAATAGGGATAGAGCCGCTCGATCTCGCTGAAATAGAAGACGGCATCGGCGGGCTTGCCGCTGTTCTCCAGCTCGAACTCGCCGCGCTTGTAGATGTCCTCGGCGGTGAACTGGTCCAGGTTCTGCCGCAGCGCCGCGTCGCGGTCGCCGGCGCAGCCCGTCAGGACCAGACCCGCCAGCGCCGCAGCCATCACCGAAGCCGACAATTTCGAGCCCGCCATCTTCACCCTGCCCTGCAATTTCTGCCGCCCCGCATCCCCTCGGGGCCGCGCTGCCGGCATCCTCTAGCACAGAACATCAGGGGGCGCAAAATGGCAATCCGTTGAATTCCGCGTGGGCGCGGGCCCGTCCCCGCGGCAGGCCGCGACCGGACGGGCGGGGCCCGTCACTCGGCGGCAATGGCGGCCGCGGGGTTGTGCAGGGCATAGCCCGCGACGCCGGCACCGGGCAGGCGATCCTCCAGCTCGGGGCTGCACAGCTCCCAGGCCCAGGCCGTGGGATCGGCGAACAGCGCCCGCAGCAGGCGGTTGGTCATCGCATGTCCGGCGCGGTGGCCGGTGTAGCGCGCCAGCAACGGCGCCCCGGCCAGCGCCAGATCGCCGGTGGCGTCCAGCATCTTGTGGCGCACGGCCTCGTCCGCATGGCGCAGGCCGCCGGGGGTCAGGATCCGACCGCCATCGACCACGACCGCGTTCAGATAGGTGCCGCCCAAGGCCAGGCCGTTGCGGCGCATCGTCTCGACGTCCGAGGCGCGGCAGAAGGTGCGGCTGTCGGCCAGCTCGCGCAGGAAGGCGCCATTGGCCATGTCCAGCCGCTTTTCCTGATGCCCGATCGCGGCATCGGTGAAGTCGATCTGGAAGTCGATCTCGAGGTGGTCGGCGGGCGACAGGCGGGCGAAGGCCTCGCCCTCCCGGATTTCCACGGGGCGCAGCACGCGGATGGCGCAGAGCGCGGCGGCCTGACGGCGGATGCCCACCTCCAGGATGCCTTGCACGAAGGGCGCGGCCGAGCCGTCCAGGATCGGGATCTCGGGGCCGTTGACGGTGACCAGCGCATTGTGGATGCCGGTGCCGGCCAGAGCGGCCATCACATGCTCGACGGTCGACAGGGTGACGCCCTGCCCGTCGTCCAGCAGCGTGCACAGCCGGGACGGCGTGACATGGTCCCACAGGGCGGGGATCTCGACGGCGGGGGTCAGGTCGGTGCGGCGGAAGACGATGCCATGGCCGGGACGGGCGGGATGCATGGTCAGCCGCGCGGCGGCACCGGAATGCAGCCCCACGCCCGAGAATGTCACCTTGTCTTTCAGCGTCGCCTGCATGATCTGCCTGCCTTCCGGATCCGTCATCGTCAGGCACGGTGCCTGTCTGCATTCCAGCTAGGCGTGCTCCGGCGCGCGTTCAATTAACGTTTTGTGACGGGGTGAAACATTCCCCCCCGTTCCGGCCGCAACCTGTGGGGGTTTTTCCCCTAAACGGTTGCGTTCAAACAGCAAAAGGGCCGCGTGATGCGGCCCTTCGGGTCTGGGGATGTGCCGGCTTCGTGAAGCGGATCAGTTCGCCTGACGGCGCAGGAAGGCCGGGATCTCGACATTGTCCTGGGGGCTGTCGGGGCTGGCCAGATCGTCGAAGTCGGTGTCCTGCTGGCGGGCGCGGACGGCCACGCGCTCGTTCACGCGCTCGGCGATCGATGAGGCGGCGGGCTTCTGGCCGCCCTGGTCCGATCCGTGACCGGCCATCCGCTCCAGCATGCGGCCCAGACCGCTCATGCGGCTGTTGGCACCGGGGGCGGGCTGCGGGGCGGGCGCGGGCTGGGCTGCGGCGCGGCCATGGTTGTCCACCGCGCGGCGCAGGCGGTCCATCACCTCGGGCGCGGGCTGACCGGCGCGGGCACCGGCGGGCGCCCGGGGCGCCACGAAGGCCGAGGCGTCGTCGTCGATCCGCACGGCGGCCGTCTGGCGGGCATTGTCGCGCGGCTGGTAGGCCGGCTGCGGCATGTCCTCTTCGGCGCGGGTCGTGTCGGCACGCAGGGCGGGCGCATCGGCCTGGGCCGAGGGCGCGACGACGCGGCGCGGCGGGATCTGCGGCTCGTCCTGGGCGGCCTGACCGACCGAGGGGTTCTGCGTCAGCGGCGCGGCCATGCTGCGGCGGGGCGAGGGCGTTTCGGCGACGGCCACGGCGGCATCGATGCCGGTGGCGACGACCGAGACGCGGATCGCGCCGTCCATGTCCGGGTCCAGCGTGGAGCCGACGATGATGTTGGCGTCGCTGTCGACCTTGTCGCGGATGACGTTGGCGGCCTCGTCCAGCTCGAACAGGGTCATGTCATAGCCGCCGGTGATGTTGATCAGCACGCCGCGGGCGCCGTTCAGGCTGATCTCGTCCAGCAGCGGGTTGGCGATGGCGCGTTCGGCGGCTTCCTGGGCGCGGTTCTCGCCCGAGGCCTCGCCGGTGCCCATCATCGCCTTGCCCATCTCGTCCATGACCGCGCGCACGTCGGCGAAGTCGAGGTTGATCAGGCCCGGGCGGACCATCAGGTCGGTCACGCCCTTGACGCCTTGGTACAGCACGTCGTCGGCCATCGCGAAGGCGTCGGTGAAGGTGGTCTTTTCGTTCGCCAGACGGAAGAGGTTCTGGTTCGGAATGATGATCAGCGTGTCCACGACCTTCTGGAGCGCCTCGACGCCCTCCTCGGCCTGGCGCATCCGCTTGGTGCCCTCGAACTGGAAGGGCTTGGTCACGACGCCGACGGTCAGGATGCCCATCTCGCGGGCGGCCTGGGCGATGATCGGGGCCGCACCGGTGCCGGTGCCGCCGCCCATGCCGGCGGTGATGAAGCACATATGTGCGCCCATCAGGTGGTCGACGATGTCCTCGATCGTCTCTTCGGCGGCCTTGGCGCCGATGGTCGGCTTGGCGCCGGCGCCCAGTCCCTCGGTGACCTTGGGGCCCATCTGGATGCGGCTGGTCGCGCGGCTCTGCTGCAGCGCCTGCGCGTCCGTGTTGGCGACGACGAACTCGACACCATCAAGCTGTTTCTGAATCATGTTGTTGACGGCGTTGCCGCCCGCGCCCCCGACACCGAACACGGTGATGCGCGGCTTCAGCTCTTCTTCGTCGTTCATCATCAGATTGAGGTTCATCTTGTCCGCCTGTTTTTCGCTGCCTGGCTGTCGGGCGCGAGTTTTCCGCTCGAATCCCTTTTGTTTAACCGTGATCGTATCCATTCGGGCCAGTTGCGTCACCCGAAAAACGTGGAACTGCCGCAAAATCTGGCCCGTCTGCCCGGCGCGGTCGGCGGTATCTTGCCAACCGCGCTGAATATGGTGGCGACCGCCCCAAGGACCCCTATTCCGCGTGGTGCATCGCCTACCAGTTGTTCTTGAACCAGCGATAGGCCCTGCGCAGGCTGCGTGCCGGATAGCGGTCGGCCAGCATCTCGAAGTCCCACCACTCGTCCTGCGGATGTGCGGCGAACAGCGCCAGTCCCACCGCGCTGGAGAAGCTGGGATCGGTCAGCTGATGGGCCAGACCGTCGATGCGCAGGGGTCGCCCGCAGCGGACGTTCGGCCCCAGGATGCGGGTCGCCAGACCGTCCAGACCGGGGATCTGGCTGCCGCCGCCGGTCAGCACGATCTGCTGGCTGGGCATGCAGTCGAAGCCCGCCGCGTCCAGCACCTCGCGGACATGCTCCAGGATCTCCTCGACGCGGGGGCGCATGACGCCGATCACGTCGGCGCGGCTGACCTGGCGACGGTCGGCCTCCCAATCGCCGGTCTCGCCGCCCACGTCGATCATGTCGCGGTCGTCGCGGCCCGTCGCCTCGACGCCGCCGTTCAGCGTCTTCAGCCGCTCGGCCAGGGGCAGGTTCACCCGCAGCCCCTGCGCGATGTCCTGGGTGATCAGGTTGCCGCCGATGGGGACATGGTCGGAAAAGATCATGTGCTTCTTGATGAAGATCGACACGCCCGTGCCGCCGCCGCCGAAATCGATGCAGGCCGAGCCCAGCTCCTGCTCGTCCTCGACCAGAGAGGCGCGGGCCGAGGCATAGGGGGCCGAGGCGATGCCCGCCAGCTCCAGGTCGCAGCGGCGGATGCATTGCACCAGGTTGCCGATCACGTCTCCGTCCACGGTCAGCACATGCATGTCGCAGAACAGCTTGTTGCCCAGATGGTCGCGCGGATCGGCTAGGTTGCTGCGGTTGTCGACGGCAAAGTTCACCGGCTGCGCGTGCAGCACCTCGCGCCCGCGGCCGAAATCGGGCGGATCGCAGGCGGCCAGCGCCTGCGCCACGTCCTGATCGCCGACCTTGCCCG
Above is a window of Paracoccus liaowanqingii DNA encoding:
- a CDS encoding enoyl-CoA hydratase/isomerase family protein gives rise to the protein MDDLDIRIAGRAGRITLTRERALNALTHDMAQALHRALDGWRDDPAVALVVIDAAGDRAFCAGGDIAAVFHAGMAGDHQLGRDFFRDEYRMNAAIATFPKPIVAFMQGFVMGGGVGVGGHASHRIVGDTTRIAMPESGIGLIPDVGGSWLLGRAPGRIGEYLALTGARMGPGDAIHAGFADLYIPEADWPDLIARLERDGDVFALTGQPVPAAVLDRRDLSAFGGRHLPDIVAALEAAGDDEALAALRRNSPLSMAAGLALVRAARADHRMQQSLTREYRFTARATAESDFLEGVRAQIIDKDRSPRWQAGADEDKVRALLAPLDQDDLLWEDAE
- the mmsB gene encoding 3-hydroxyisobutyrate dehydrogenase, with translation MRITVIGLGNMGAPMAANLAAAGHAVKGFDTAAPMPPGVSAAASAAEAVGEAEVVVTMLPNGAILRAVADQIIPAMTPGALLCDCSTVDVDSARAVADLARAAGLGALDAPVSGGIGGAQAGTLTFMVGGRPEDFTRMEPLFGIMGQKSVHCGDSGAGQAAKICNNMILGVTMIATCEAFGLADRLGLDRQKMFDVVSTSSGYSWSMNAYCPAPGVGPTSPADNGYKPGFAAELMLKDLTLARQAAESSGAETPMGAMARQLYEDFVQHQGGAGRDFSAMLTRFQTVPS
- the recN gene encoding DNA repair protein RecN: MLRSLDIRDMLLIDRLDLAFGPGLNVLTGETGAGKSILLDCLGFVLGWRSRAELVRQGAVQGEVQAVFDLPDIHPAREILAGAGITVEEGELILRRTNGLDGRKTGWVNDRRVSGEVLRQLSEVLVELHGQHDDRGLLNPRGHRALLDAFGAMDLTPVRAAWTARRETARALAEAEAALAAARQEEDYLRHAVAELDKLSPEPGEEQRLDIARRAMQGAERIRDDVARALQMLGGNGAETAMVDAARWLEGAAAQAEGRLDAPLAALSRALIELGEATQGIEDALSALDFDPSALESTEERLFALRALARKHDILPDDLAGLAGQLRDRLERIDAGEAQMAALKAAAREAEAAYDAAAAALTTARTEAATRLDAAVTGELIPLKMERAVFLTVVSPGDPGPEGRDTVAFTVATNPGAPSGPLDKIASGGELSRFLLALKVCLARGNDALVMIFDEIDRGVGGATADAVGRRLQALAQGAQVLVITHSPQVAALGAVHFRVSKSVSEGMTTSTVVALSAPERVAEIGRMLSGDRVTEAATEAARALLDG
- a CDS encoding outer membrane protein assembly factor BamD → MAGSKLSASVMAAALAGLVLTGCAGDRDAALRQNLDQFTAEDIYKRGEFELENSGKPADAVFYFSEIERLYPYSEWARRALIMQAYGNHRAGNYEEARGAAQRFLDSYPGDEDAAYAQYLLALSYYDQIDDVGRDQGLTFQALQGLRTVIEQYPDSEYARSAILKFDLAFDHLAAKEMEIGRYYLKQGHYAASVNRFRVVVEEFQTTTQTPEALLRLVEAYLALGLPDEAQTAGAILGHNFQSSPFYDDAFRQLRGRGLSPEVRGDNWLSNVYRQTIQGRWL
- the lpxC gene encoding UDP-3-O-acyl-N-acetylglucosamine deacetylase; the protein is MQATLKDKVTFSGVGLHSGAAARLTMHPARPGHGIVFRRTDLTPAVEIPALWDHVTPSRLCTLLDDGQGVTLSTVEHVMAALAGTGIHNALVTVNGPEIPILDGSAAPFVQGILEVGIRRQAAALCAIRVLRPVEIREGEAFARLSPADHLEIDFQIDFTDAAIGHQEKRLDMANGAFLRELADSRTFCRASDVETMRRNGLALGGTYLNAVVVDGGRILTPGGLRHADEAVRHKMLDATGDLALAGAPLLARYTGHRAGHAMTNRLLRALFADPTAWAWELCSPELEDRLPGAGVAGYALHNPAAAIAAE
- the ftsZ gene encoding cell division protein FtsZ encodes the protein MNLNLMMNDEEELKPRITVFGVGGAGGNAVNNMIQKQLDGVEFVVANTDAQALQQSRATSRIQMGPKVTEGLGAGAKPTIGAKAAEETIEDIVDHLMGAHMCFITAGMGGGTGTGAAPIIAQAAREMGILTVGVVTKPFQFEGTKRMRQAEEGVEALQKVVDTLIIIPNQNLFRLANEKTTFTDAFAMADDVLYQGVKGVTDLMVRPGLINLDFADVRAVMDEMGKAMMGTGEASGENRAQEAAERAIANPLLDEISLNGARGVLINITGGYDMTLFELDEAANVIRDKVDSDANIIVGSTLDPDMDGAIRVSVVATGIDAAVAVAETPSPRRSMAAPLTQNPSVGQAAQDEPQIPPRRVVAPSAQADAPALRADTTRAEEDMPQPAYQPRDNARQTAAVRIDDDASAFVAPRAPAGARAGQPAPEVMDRLRRAVDNHGRAAAQPAPAPQPAPGANSRMSGLGRMLERMAGHGSDQGGQKPAASSIAERVNERVAVRARQQDTDFDDLASPDSPQDNVEIPAFLRRQAN
- the ftsA gene encoding cell division protein FtsA, producing MADLYQTQRAMRNMRGAALQRGVIGILDIGTSKIACLVLRFDGTGTFRETDGVGPMAGQVNFRVIGAASTRSRGMRRGEIETMAETERAIRTVVAAAQKVAGVRVDHVIACLSGGRPASYGLAGEITLASGKVGDQDVAQALAACDPPDFGRGREVLHAQPVNFAVDNRSNLADPRDHLGNKLFCDMHVLTVDGDVIGNLVQCIRRCDLELAGIASAPYASARASLVEDEQELGSACIDFGGGGTGVSIFIKKHMIFSDHVPIGGNLITQDIAQGLRVNLPLAERLKTLNGGVEATGRDDRDMIDVGGETGDWEADRRQVSRADVIGVMRPRVEEILEHVREVLDAAGFDCMPSQQIVLTGGGSQIPGLDGLATRILGPNVRCGRPLRIDGLAHQLTDPSFSSAVGLALFAAHPQDEWWDFEMLADRYPARSLRRAYRWFKNNW